The Sciurus carolinensis chromosome X, mSciCar1.2, whole genome shotgun sequence DNA segment TGACTTGAACATGTTGTCCCATTGAGTGTATGCATAAAGGGAGAGGGGTCAAAAGGTTTAGTTGTAGAGGCAAAGCAGAGAACAGGAGTTTGAAGGGTTTGCCAAGGAAACTGAACCTGAGCTGAACAGGCACTTCAGAGAAGATTCTCAGGAGAAACTCGCTGGTGCGGCCATGCTGGAACATAGTTGGGACAAGCACATAGTTGCCCTTCTTCAGGTACTTGCTCAGAAACACCGTACGGGTGTCAATGTAGGTGGAAGTCCCAGCACGCTCCTGGATGTAGAGGTGGTGGAGGCGGAATTTGCGGTTCACTTCCACCTAGAATTGAAATAGGATGAAATATTCCATTCTACTTACATCATAGTTTTTGTGTTGGACATCCTaagtcttctgttttctttagcCCTGGGTCTTTCATAATTCCCCTAATTCTAAGTCATCCTAATTTTGAGTCCATCTGCCTTCATTCTCTCTGCCATAAATGCTCATTCTTACCTTGAAGAGCTCAAAGCCAATGATGTAATTGTCAGGTCTTCCCATTCGACGGTAGGTGCGCAGGTCCTTCTGTTGCAGTGACATGATGACCTTGTGCCCATCCTCAGGCACAGTGAAGATGTACTAAGGGAAAGAGGCCACCAAAGAGCTGAGTTAGCACTCCCATTTCAGATGAGCTGCTTAAATTTCAGGGAAGAAACTCTACATTTGGAAACAGGACCTTGAATTAATTTCTGGAATTTACTATTGACCAGACACTGGGACCATGGACAGATAATCCATTCACTTGCTAAGTGCATATGATTACACTTGCTTCTTCTTATAACATTCAGCATGTaaccaggtgcaatggtgcatgcctgtgatcccagcagctgagccttgcaagttcaaagccatccttagcaacttagtgaggccctaagcaacttagtgagaacctgtctcaaaataaaaaataaaagggctgatgatgtggctcagtggttaagtgcccctagattcaatctccagtaccaagaaaataaaCATCCAGCATGTAACCAGAGACAATTTTATTTTAGGCCTTTGATACCAGACGGTATGCTTTGGTTTCATAAGTTCCTGATGTTATtagtttattatcattattattttgtgtactggggattgaacccaggagtgtgatctaccactatgctacatccctagcccttttaattttatttttgagacaggatctcactaaattatccatgctggccttgaacttgcaatcctcttgcctgtTTCCCAAGTTGCTGCAATTAGAGGCATGGACCACTGTACCTgtcttgttttattattgttgttgttgttgtccccttgtttttaaatactgtatACAGAATTCCAGAAATCATAAGGACAGGAAACAttcttatttcactcaacatgacATTGCAGCATGGCCCCAGGATAGCCTCATAATGCCAGCACAGACATGTGACTTATGGAAAGATTGGATACAATTCTTTGGGGAATTGATGCTTTCCTATCATCACTTGAGGGAAGCCACAGGCCTGTGCCAGAACTTTCCAAACATCATCTCAGGAATCATGATGCTATTGGGagataaacataaaacaaatcagatatttttctctcttctctgtctctgtgccCCTCCCTCCCTATCTTTAGAAAGAAACAGCAAATAGATGTGTAAATAAGGCCCTAAAGATCAATCCTGTGCATTTGCAGACAGAGAAACCATTTCCCTAATTTGGCATATGTGCCTGATacttgaaatacttgaaatatttcCAGGATTGTAAATGTGGGTGAGATAAGGTAGAGGATAATAGaagttttgcttttcctttgtgGACAATTAAGATGGAAGGGGCACAAGAAAAGCATGAGTTAAGTAAATCAGTGTATCAACCTCAGTGTCCTCCAAAATGCCTGGTCAAATGAAATCTGTGAAAAGAAGAGATGCACTCACGAGCAATGAGGCAGTGATACAGTCAGAATTCTTGTCTCCTGTTGGTTAATTCATTAGTGCATTTGGATATAAAAACATTCAGGTTATTATACATTGAGGCTTtggatatttgaatttttttttcttttttactttgagatgtgCCTGGGTTTGACCACAGATGTGTCACCTGGAATAGCTTTGTAATGGCAGATAAATGGGACAGAGTCATTAACAGGGCAGTGATTCACAtcctgagaaaaaaaatgatcaggTTTTAGATGAGAAAGGGAGGCATAATGATGGGGTACAGAAAGAGACCCCtacatgaaaagaggaaaaatacagTATTATATGCATCCAAGAAAACAGCGGGGTAGTAACAACAAATGAAGAAGAATTGAGATAGTTTGTGATAGTAGTTCCTCTCTCTCCAATGTGGAACCACCATAAGGAGGAAGCAGGGACTGCCAAACAGCTATACTAAGCAATATGGACAGGAGAGAGGAAGCCAGAGAAGGAGACTCAGATTTCATAATGTTGCAGGTACCTCTCTGCAAAGAGACATAGTCACCTGTGTTTTACAAACATCTGAGTCAATTCTTAGCGATCTCAGCTTATGAATATTAAACAATAGCTGCAAATGGAAGTCTGGTTGCTAAAGAAATACTCCAGAGAGGAACAAGATGAGACCCGGATTCCCGCTGATTAGATAATTTGGAGGCAAAGGAAAATCATTGACTCAAACCTGGGGATTCTGCAGGAAGGTATCACGGTTGTTATAGCAGCCTCCTGAGCGGTTCATTAGAGGATCATCATCCACAGTCCAGCATCCCAGCACCGATTCCAGCTCCTTGCGGCCAAAAACAGGATTGTTCACATTACGGCAGACATTCAGCTTGTTAAAGTTGCGGCAAAAGTCTTCCAGACTCATCCTAAATGGAAGGGGTGCAGGTAAGAAATGAAGATGGTGCCTAATATTTACCCCTTTTAGTTCCAAGTAGAAACCTTAATTCCCTTAACGCTGAAAACCTCTCCTTACCAAAACTCTCCATCATCAGACATAACAAGTCCCAGATTCTTGCGATCTGTTGCAGTCAGTTGCTGCCACTCTTCAGaactaaataaagaataaaggtatAAGCCATTGACTATTGACTTTCAACAGTAAGCAGAgtaccaaaggaacagaatatatGAGAATCAGACTTGCTCTATCTCACCTCTGGCTGGGTCACAGACCCCACGCCTGACAAGAGCTCACAAATGTCTCTGCGAATAAGAGCTCACTAGCAGTCTGGAAGGATGAGTTTGGGAAAACTACAAGTTTTGGAGATGTAGAAGTGAAAGTGGAATGCCACTCACATTTCACTCCAGGGGCCACTCCATTCCTGTCTTCCCAGGGGGTTCCTCAGGCGAACCATATACAGCTTCTCAGCACTGAAGACTTCCACAAGTCTTTCTCCAAGACGGATCTTACGGATATCAGTCATGGTGTAGGTATGACCCTTCAGTAGTCCCCAATCAGTTTCAACTTCTTGTTCCTCCTGACTGGGAGACTGAGAGCAAAGAAAGATACATACGGGCGTAAGAAATGAGAGACACAAGTCCTTGCTCTCCTTCCTTGATTGATTGGTTTTATGCCAATAtgactgaatttatttttccctacGTGGATAGAAAATTGATCTTGATAAATACCTGatacaaaacaaataaaggaTAGGAAATAAAGAACGTAATATAACAATTCACTTAAACAATTTAGATTCAGACTACCTTCGGTAGTATATTGATAAAATTTGGTACAGCAAATCCTTTCCTTGAGCAAGTACTCACAAtctcaacagaaaagagaaataatttaccAGAGGCTATTTACACCAGCTGGGATGCTGCACTGGTCCCCAGTGAAAGGACTGGTTCAAAAGGATAAAAAGTTAAAGCTCCCCAGTCTCCATGCCAAGGCTCAATGCCTATGTTAGCTTTCCAAGTTTCATTAATGGCTTTTTGTGGATCTCCGGGTTAAGGGCAATGTTCCCTACTAAATTTCGAAGGCTCTTTTGCCAGGAATGAGCATAGAGTGGTTGTTTTGGTAAATACATACCTCAATGGAGCAGCAGATCAGACCTCCTTTGGTGAATGTTTTGTACAGTTCTCCAAACAGCTTGTACTTCTCCTCAACAAGCTCAGTGTATCTTCCCTTCTGCATGTCAACAGTTTCAGCCAATGTGCCCGTGAAATCCACGATGATATCAGTGATGGTCAAACCATCCAGAGCCTCATAACAGCCTAGCAGCCTGGGGTCAAATATGCAAGGTTATCCTTGTAAAATTTTTTCCATGTCAAGGACATAATGTTCCCAATAATTAAAACAGTCCCTGCCTCATCTTTACCAGCTGGCTTTTTTCTAGATATGAGATGAGAGATATTTTGAGATTATAGTCAGAGATTTCTAAGCTTAGGCTATGTTGATCAAGGACAGTCATGCAGAAACTTCTTTCTATAGGCAGAAgttagacaaggaaaaaaaaagggtgatCTGCAAATTAGCAACGGCAAAGGTTACCTAGAACACTTATGAGTAGGTAAGGATTTAATGGAAGCCAGAACAACTGATTCCTTTGTCATCTAGGATTTCTGAGGGCCAGATTCAGACCAAATGCAATGCCTTGAATCTGACTGAGTTCCAATGCAATTTTGTCTATGGTGTTGTGTTGGGAGAGAATCAGTTCCCAAGGAAAATGAGGCTTTCCTCTCCTAGTCTACCCAGACTGCAGATTAAACAACCCCCTCCTTACTTTGCATAAGCTTTTTCCAGCAGAGCATTCCAAAACTCATTCATGGAAGTAGAGAAGGAGAAGACCAGATCTCCATTGATGGTGGGCAGCAAGTCATCAATCACCACCTCAGTCCATTCTCCAAAATGCCAGAAACGGAAGCGAAATATCCCAGCATATTTATCTGGTTTTCGAGGATCCCATTCCTGTTCCTTATGGTTGGGAATTGTCTGGAACAGTAAGTACATTCAATCAAGTGTTATTCATCAGACCACATTCAGATAGTGAGATTATAATTAACTCCTGGCAAACCCACATCACAAAAAGAAGCATACCAAATGCACCTGATTTGAGGCTAGATTGGAAAGTATTAAGTAGGCATTTTGTCCATAGCTTCTGTTTCCCCAGTTCCATTTTGCTGAGGATGATATTACCATGCTTACCCCCAAGAATACACAGGATAAATAGGATGGCTGGTCAGGAGTAATGTGTTTTCCACAGATAATCTCCAAACTAGATGATGATAAGTGAACTACACAAATATATTCATGCTTACatgtttaaacaaataaataaggcaTTTTAAAAGGTCAAACCAACCAAAATACAAGGCCCactgaagtttattttaaaatgttctttttaagggctagggatgtaactcataGTAGGgctcttgcctaccatgtgtgaggccctgagttcaatccctagcacctcaaaagaaatctaaattgcatatatattctggagatttcCTGTAAATTCTATAGGATACAGATTTTATTTGCACCTTGAATAAAACTGCATTTAGGAAattctaaatattctaaaattgtctTTATGAGGAAAATGTTCTTTGTCCCAAATAGAGGGTTAATACCTTGTTGCTTTAAATTCTACCTAGATACCAAAAGAATTTTTGTTCTATTAATACCTTATTAGAAACTTTTCAATAATCTGCTTCCATCTTTCCTATCTTTTCTGCTATGTGTGTATATGTCCATGGCTTCCTGGCTCCTACTGACTTTATACTCCAATAGGCACAGAATGTAAGTATGCAGAAATACTGAGTTAGAGCACTACAAATGACAATAACAAATCAATTTGTATATGTGACAaagcaagaagaataaaatgttaattgtggGTATATGGGTATTTACTGTAAAATTCTGCTTTTCTATGTTTGTGAAAACTTATAATGAATTTGAAGGAACTCACTTAAGTTAATACCTCTGACTCCAGGAAGTAGAAGAATCTAAGAATAAGATGAGTTGATTTTTCCTAAAGTTATTAAAGAGAGCAAGAATTTGAAAACTGAATGAGGTCCCACAGAGTGGGAAATACCTTTGTCCAGTGAGTCTCCTGAACAGCCAAACAGGAAAAGGCAGGAACCATGGACTTGTGCCCCAGTCTACCCTGGATCAGTTGGTGATTGCTGATGTTTCCCACAATCAGACGGGGGTCATCGCAGATGTCCTATGGATACAGCAATTGGTTATATAAGAGTTTTCCAAGAGTCATTGTGAGCTGATCTAAGCAGGACATAGAGGAAATGGGGTAGGTTTGAAAGGTGACTAGGATTTTAATGGGTGGGATAAAGGAAAGGTTGAGGGGATTGTGAGGGAAAACAAAGCTGTAGGTCTTCTAGCTACAAGAAAACTGTCATGTGGGAAATGACTAGAGAAATGGAAGGAGAGGATACAGTGAGTAACATGACGGGCTAGTGGAGGAATCTTATCATTGGGGTTTGGAAGAGTTTTCACCATGCAGTGAGCTTTGAAAGATGAAAACTAAGGATTAGCACAGTATAGTACAATCCTATTTTGTCAGGATGAGATTTTTCTGAAGCACCTGCACTTGGAAGGATGACTGCATTTAAGAGATAAGGTCTGATAAAGGTGAACATTAATGTGTCTCTCTCTCTAGGAAAATGAGTTAAACGACCTTACAGGAAGTCCTTTTCTAATACAAAACAGAGGTAACAATCTTCATGGCAACCAGATTCCCCCCATGTTTGGATGGATATAGATGACAGCAGCATTAATAGCAGGtattggggttggggttgtggctcagtggtagagtgcttgcctagcatgtgtaaggcactggttccatcctcagcactgcatacaaataaattaaataaaggtattctgtccatctacacctaaaatttttttaaatagcaggtATTAATATACCATGCACAGGAGCACTTCAACAGACATCCCTCCAAAGGGATCTGGACAGAGAGTGGGGACAGTATTTGTTTGGAGTATACGTATGTGTCTTCACACCAACATATTATGAGATAGATGTTCCATTCCCTCTGTGTGTAGGCGAAATGAAACCCAAAGAACGTAATTTCAACAAAATGTGATGAGGGCACAACGGAGCAATTTTCAAGATGTTATCAGTGCCCAGAGGAGGGATCATCAAAGTTCTCCTGATGATAGAATAAATGCTGCAATAGCAGTAATGATTGAGTTGACTAGAGTTAGGCTGTTGGACAAGGGAGGGATATGGAAGTGTAATAGCTAGAGAGATGGGCATGGGCAAAGGCATATGCATGACACCATATAATTGAAGATACGATTGTGTGACACAGAGTATCAGCACTTGCAGTGTTCAAAGGCAGGAAATACCAATGAAGTCTTGATAGATGGAGGAAGCTCCATGAAGAAGGTTGTTAGCCTGTACCTTGACATTCTGCTTACCCAGCAGAAGTAAATCCTAGtctcaaatggaaagaaaatctaGACATatacccttttaaaaattattaaatagagACAGCTATATTTTTCTGTTCCTCAaccctctttttttaaatggacataatTCTCCTTGATGAAGGGTCTGGTCTACAGAATGAAACATTCCATATATTCTTTAAAAGCCAAAATAACTCTGGAAAGAAATAGGCATTTTGGGCAGGGACAAGTCCAAACTGAAGATTAATTGGGCATCCCTCTGCCAAAAGGAGCTGGTTAGATGGGTTGTCAGCTTTGGATTTTCTGGTCCTTTTTGTTTAAGAGACATGTCTGGTGTCTTATCACTACTTTATGTCTTAGGAGGAGACTCCTATCTTACTAAATTTTTATGGGTTGTGAGCCGTCCATTTCTTTCACTTCTTGAACAGAAAGCAGGTGTGTTGGGTGAGTTAGATCCTgatgttctttctcttctctttgtttctttgcttttttctaagAAGAAATTAAGCATAGTTTTCCCGCCCTATGTCAGATGTTACTATTTTATTTGGAGCAAGATGTAAAGTTGTACAGTGATTTCTTGGATCTAGTTAATATATACTATAATTTCCTAGCATGGAAAAACAATAAAGTGAACATTGATATGTGAAAAAGTGTACTTTTAGATTAGtaagacaaattattttctagttttatgtaATTAGTAGTGACTGGATTTTACAGTTTCTGGAACTTCCATAAGACTCATTTCACAACAGGGGTCTAGGTTTAACCAATATCTCTGACATGTCAACTTCTATTCAAGATATAAGGAATCACATATGTGAACAAAAAGACATATAACCAGAATTCATGCTGAGAATTGGGTGATTATTCTCCTGTAGAATTGGATCTGGTTATTAATTatcaactttctctctctctctctctctctctctctctctctctctctctctctctctctctctctctctctctctctctctctctccctcatatGTATTCATAGCTGTGTGCAATCATGGTAGAAAGTAAATTTGGGCTAAATCCCCCTTGTTTACTATTCTCTCTTATAACCTTGGTTATTCCCCAGTTTTGTTTCTCCACTCTTTACACATTGTATTGATTTaacaatggatttttaaaacatgataaaaattatggaatgtcaaaacaagaagaaaatttaaagactaTTAGTATTTGACAGATCAGGAAACAAGCTCAGCAAAGGGCAGTAACCTGCTTCTCTGGCTGTCTAATTAGTAGGACACctaaacctaaaatatttaattcttcatAACTATATACTGTTAGGGAAATTCAAGAGTTCAGAGAGTCTATCTCTTTGCCTTAGGCTTACTAGTGCACTCCATAAAGGGTAATATTGTGCAGATCTACATTATTTGAAAGACTCTTAGCTTTTGGTTCCAGGCTAAATATCACCAAGAGGCATTGATTTCCTCTGTTCAGTCCACTAAATATGAATCAACCCCATACTATATGTATGCACTATGATGTGAAGCATCAGAGACAAGCCTTTGTTAACCcttatattttatctctttaaagaAGTGAGACAAAAAGACCAGAAAGAAGTCAAGGAATTAGAAAGGGTAAGAGTGGTGAGCCAATGCAAATCTAACAGTCAAATGGATTTTTTGTGGTGATaacttgaaaataatgaaatgtctttttattgacttttcttcTAGTTTTGGACACACTGAATATAATCCTGTTGGAGTTAAAGAAAGAAGGTTGGGAAAGTTTTTCTGTAACTCCAAGCTGAGACACAGAGTGCAGATGGGACATTTCAGCCTG contains these protein-coding regions:
- the Capn6 gene encoding calpain-6; the encoded protein is MGPPLKFFKNQKYQELKQECIKDSRLFCDPTFLPENDSLFYNRLLPGKVVWKRPQDICDDPRLIVGNISNHQLIQGRLGHKSMVPAFSCLAVQETHWTKTIPNHKEQEWDPRKPDKYAGIFRFRFWHFGEWTEVVIDDLLPTINGDLVFSFSTSMNEFWNALLEKAYAKLLGCYEALDGLTITDIIVDFTGTLAETVDMQKGRYTELVEEKYKLFGELYKTFTKGGLICCSIESPSQEEQEVETDWGLLKGHTYTMTDIRKIRLGERLVEVFSAEKLYMVRLRNPLGRQEWSGPWSEISEEWQQLTATDRKNLGLVMSDDGEFWMSLEDFCRNFNKLNVCRNVNNPVFGRKELESVLGCWTVDDDPLMNRSGGCYNNRDTFLQNPQYIFTVPEDGHKVIMSLQQKDLRTYRRMGRPDNYIIGFELFKVEVNRKFRLHHLYIQERAGTSTYIDTRTVFLSKYLKKGNYVLVPTMFQHGRTSEFLLRIFSEVPVQLRELTLDMPKMSCWNLARGYPKVVTQITVHSAEGLEKKYANETVNPYLVIKCGKEEVRSPVQKNTVHAIFDTQAIFYRRTTDIPIIVQVWNSRKFCDQFLGQVTLDADPSDCRDLKSLYLRQKGGPTAKVKQGHISFKVISSDDLTEL